The Bacteroidia bacterium genomic sequence AACCTAAGGCTTTAAAACAAAAAAAGGGAATCAGCTTATAGCCTATCCCTTCGAAATAAAAAAATTGGAATTATTGCTTTACCAATTGTATGTCGCAACTAATTTGGATAGTGTCTGAAACCAATACACCACCGGCTTCGGTAGCGGCATTCCAGGTAAGGCCCCATTCTTTGCGATCTATTTTACCATTGATAGTAAAACCGGCGCGAGTTCCTCCCCAAAGATCTTTCACAACCCCACCAAATTCCACATCAAGTTTTACCGGTTTGGTAATACCTTTTATAGTCAAATCGCCATACAATTCGTAGGAACCATCGTTGTCAACATTTTCATATTTGGTTGCCACGAAAGTCATTTTCGGGAAATTAGCAGAATCGAAAAAATCCGGAGATTGAAGGTGACCATCGCGTTGTTGATTGTTTGTATCAACGGAAGCAGTATCTGCAGAGAAGCTGATTTTTGCTGTAGAAAAATCATCACCTTCTGTTTCTGCATTAACCTCGAAGGAATTAAAAACACCTTTTACATTGGTAATCATGAGGTGTCGTACTTTAAAGCCTACCTCGCTATGGGTAGGGTCTAGGGTCCATTTTGTTGCCATTGGTTTTTATTAAAAATTGATGGCACAAAAGTGGAGACAAGGAAAAAGATTAAGGTAGGACAAAACCTCTGAAAGATGGTATTATACCCAAAACTGGTATTACGGCCACCTAAATTTTAACTGGGAGGTGTATTGCCCATCTGTCAATTCCTTAGTTGAAGGTGAGTTTAATAATTTCCCTTCACGAACAGCTCTTAAACGGCTGGTAAAAATCCCATAACCACCTTCAATATTGGAATACACTGCTTTATCCTGAACAATGGTGGTAGTTTGTTGATTAAGATTTAGAAAATTATAAAAGTCGTTGGTTCCAACATCTACAACAAAATCGATACCATCAAAAATTCTAACCAAGGTATCTCCCGGATTAGGAATGGCGTTTTGCAAGAA encodes the following:
- a CDS encoding YceI family protein — translated: MATKWTLDPTHSEVGFKVRHLMITNVKGVFNSFEVNAETEGDDFSTAKISFSADTASVDTNNQQRDGHLQSPDFFDSANFPKMTFVATKYENVDNDGSYELYGDLTIKGITKPVKLDVEFGGVVKDLWGGTRAGFTINGKIDRKEWGLTWNAATEAGGVLVSDTIQISCDIQLVKQ